GGGCGATCTCGACGCCATCAACCGCGCCGGCGTGGAGCTGGCCAAGCGCGCCATCGCGCAGCAGAACTCCCAGGCCTGGGTGGCGGGCTGCATCGGCCCGCTGGGTGTGCGCATCGAACCCTGGGGGCCCACCTCGTACGACGAGGCCCGCGCCACCTTCCGCGAACAGGCCCTGCCCCTCATCGAAGCGGGCGCGGACCTTCTGGTGCTGGAGGGCTTCGAGGATCTCAACGAGATCCATCAGGCCATCCTCGCCGTGCAGGAACTCAGCGATCTTCCCATCGCTGCACTCATGACCACCAACGAGGATGGCCAGGCTCTCTTCGGTGCCGAACCCGACTGGTTCATCAAGCAGCTTGACGGCTGGGGCGCCGACATGGTCGGCCTCATCGGCGGCAACGGCCCCGCGCCGCACCTGCGCCTGCTGGAACGTCTCAAGGCCGTCACCGCCAAACCCATCGCCCTCATGCCCAACCCGGGCCTGCCTCACATGGTCGACGGCCGCCTCATCTACGGCGCCAGCCCTGAGTATCTCGGCGGCTTCGCGGGACGCGCTCTCGCTGCGGGCGCCCGGGCCGTCGGCGGCTGCAGCGGCACCACGGCGGCGCACATCCGCGCCATGCGCAGCGCCTTCCGCCAGGAGCGCGCCTTCGTGCAGGGCGGTGGCGGCTTCGAGATCAAACCCCACGAACAGCCGCAGCCCGAGGTGCCCTTCCCCTTCCGCAGCCGCTTCAGCCTCAAGCTGGCCCAGAACGAGTTCATCCACACCGTGGAGCTGGTGCCCCCCAAGGGCATGGAGTACGACAAGCTGCTGGCCAAAACGCGCCAGTGCCGCGCCCTGGGTGTGGATGCCATCAACGTGCCGGATGGCCCCCGCGCCATGGCGCGCATGAGTGCGCTGGCCACGGCCCTCATCATCGAGCAGCAGGTGGGGCTGGAGACGATCCTTCATTACGCATGCCGCGACCGGAACCTGCTGGGCATGCAGAGCGATCTGCTGGGCGCTGCGGGCCTGGGTTTGCGCAATCTCCTGGCGGTTACAGGCGATCCACCGAAGCTGGGGCCGTACCCTCAGGCCACGGCTGTCTTCGATGTGGATGCCATCGGCCTGGTGAACATGCTCAAGCGCCTGAACACGGGCCTGGATCTGGGCGGCGCCAGCATCGGCAAGCCCACCTCGTTCAGCGTCGGCGTCGGCGCCAATCCCGTGGCCGCCGACATGGAGCGCGAGAAGGCCCGCTTCCGCTACAAGGTGGAGGCTGGCGCCCAGTGGGCCATCACCCAGCCCGTCTTCGATGCAGAGACCCTCTTCCGCTTCCTCGACTTCACGGAGTCCCTGGACAGCAAGGGCGGCCTGCCCATCATCGCCGGCATCTGGCCCCTCAAGAGCCTGCGCAATGCCGAGTTCATGGCCAACGAGGTGCCCGGCGCCTACGTGCCCAAGTCGGTGCTGGCCCGCATGGCCAAGTGGCCCAGCGGCGAGGATCAGCTGAAAGAAGGTCTCGACATCGCCCGCGAAGTCATCGAGCTCATCCGGCCCCGCGTCCGCGGGCTGCAGCTTTCCGCGCCCTTCGGCCAGGTCGAGCTGGTGGCGCCCCTGCTGCCCAAACTGGAGGCCCCATGGTGAAGGTCCATTTCCTCCTTGAGGACATGCTGGTGGAGGCCCCTGCGGGCACCTCCCTGCAGGCCATCGCCGACGCGGCGGGGGCCGACATCACTTTCGGCTGCCGCACCGGTTCCTGCGGAACCTGCCGTGTGCGGGTCAGCGAGGGGCTTTCCCACTGCAGCGAGGCGGGCCCCGAGGAACGCGATTTCCTGAAAGGCCTGGACGCCCCCGCTGACCAGCGCCTGGCCTGCCAGGTGGCCGTCCACGGCGACATCGCCATCGACTACCTGGGCCTTTAGCCACGGATGAACACAGATGAACACGGATGAACACGGATCGAATAGCGATCAGGCAGACACCCCCACCGACACGAGTGCAGTGCCTTTCATCTGTGTCCATCCGTGTTCATCTGTGGCGAACGAGAGGTTTTTCCATGACCAGCATTGAGACCCTGCTCCGCGACAAAGTACTGCTGCTGGATGGCGGCATGGGCACGCAGATCTTCGCCCGCAAGCCCACCGCCGACGACTACGGCAGCGCCGCCCTGGAAGGCTGCGTGGACCTGCTGGTGGAGCGGCGCCCCCAGTGGATCCGCGAGATCCACGAGAGCTACTTCCGCGCCGGAGCCGACGCGGTGGAGACCAACACCTTCGGCGCGAATCCCCTGGTGCTCAGCGAATTCGGCCTCGCCGACAAGGCCTACGCACTGAACGTGCAGGCCGCGAGCCTCGCCAAGGAAGTCGCCCGCAGCTTCGACCGCCCCCGCTTCGTGGTGGGCTCCGTGGGCCCCGGCACCAAGCTCATCACCCTGGGCCACGTGAGCTACGCCGAGCTGCTGGCTTCGTACCGTGTGCAGATGGACGGCCTGCTGGACGGCGGCGCCGACGCCATCCTCATCGAGACCTGCCAGGACCTGGGCCAGATCAAGGTGGCCGTGCGCGCCGCCAAGGAGGCCATGGCCGCAAAGAAACGCCGCATCCCCCTCTGGGTGCAGGCCACGGTGGAAACCACGGGCACCCTGCTGGTGGGCTCCGACATCTCCGCGGTGCTCACCAGCCTGGAGCCCCTGGGCATCGATGTGCTGGGCCTCAACTGCGCCACGGGCCCCGACGAGATGCACCAGCACCTGCAGACGCTCTGTGAGGCCAGCCCCTTCCGCATCAGCTGCCTGCCCAACGCCGGCCTGCCAGAGAACCGCGGCGGCCAGGTGGTCTACCCTCTCGATCCCGAAGGCTTCGCTCCCAAGGTGCTGCACGCAGCCAAGGAGTTCGGCATCGCCATCCTGGGCGGCTGCTGCGGCACCACGCCGGACCACATCCGCGCCCTGGCGCCGGGCGTGGAAAAGCTCAATGCGCCGAAGCGCACCCCGAAGCTGGAGCGGAGCGCCGCCAGCCTCTACCAGAGCGTGGCCCTCAAGCAGGAACCCGCGCCCCTCATCGTGGGCGAGCGGACCAATGCGAACGGCTCGAAAAAATTCCGCGATCTGCTGGCCGCCGAGGACTGGAATGGCATGATCACCTTGGCCAAAGAGCAGCAGCGTGAAGGCGCGCACCTGCTGGACCTCTGCGTGGCCTACGTGGGCCGCGACGAGGTGCGCGACGCCGACGAGCTGCTGAGCCGTCTCATTTCCCAGATCACCCTGCCGCTCATGATCGACAGTACGGAATTTCCCGTCATCGAGAAGGCCCTGCAGCGCTCACCCGGCAAGTGCGTCATCAACTCCATCAACTTTGAGGATGGCGAAACCAAGGCCAGGGCCATTCTCGATCTGTGCAAGACCTACGGCGCCGCCGTGGTGGCCCTCACCATCGACGAGCGCGGCATGGCCAAGAGCCGCGAACAGAAACTGGAAGTGGCCAAGCGCCTCTACGCCCTCGTCGTGGGCGAGTACGGCCTCGATCCCGGCGATCTCATCATCGACCCGCTGACCTTCACCCTGGGCAGCGGCGATGAAGAGTTCCGGG
This sequence is a window from Geothrix sp. PMB-07. Protein-coding genes within it:
- a CDS encoding bifunctional homocysteine S-methyltransferase/methylenetetrahydrofolate reductase; translated protein: MTHPTFRQALEAGECFLFDGSTATALHDRGITLQRSFEECNLKSPDLLLAIHGEFLAAGATVLTTNTWGAGRLKLAARGLEGDLDAINRAGVELAKRAIAQQNSQAWVAGCIGPLGVRIEPWGPTSYDEARATFREQALPLIEAGADLLVLEGFEDLNEIHQAILAVQELSDLPIAALMTTNEDGQALFGAEPDWFIKQLDGWGADMVGLIGGNGPAPHLRLLERLKAVTAKPIALMPNPGLPHMVDGRLIYGASPEYLGGFAGRALAAGARAVGGCSGTTAAHIRAMRSAFRQERAFVQGGGGFEIKPHEQPQPEVPFPFRSRFSLKLAQNEFIHTVELVPPKGMEYDKLLAKTRQCRALGVDAINVPDGPRAMARMSALATALIIEQQVGLETILHYACRDRNLLGMQSDLLGAAGLGLRNLLAVTGDPPKLGPYPQATAVFDVDAIGLVNMLKRLNTGLDLGGASIGKPTSFSVGVGANPVAADMEREKARFRYKVEAGAQWAITQPVFDAETLFRFLDFTESLDSKGGLPIIAGIWPLKSLRNAEFMANEVPGAYVPKSVLARMAKWPSGEDQLKEGLDIAREVIELIRPRVRGLQLSAPFGQVELVAPLLPKLEAPW
- a CDS encoding 2Fe-2S iron-sulfur cluster-binding protein, producing MVKVHFLLEDMLVEAPAGTSLQAIADAAGADITFGCRTGSCGTCRVRVSEGLSHCSEAGPEERDFLKGLDAPADQRLACQVAVHGDIAIDYLGL